One window of the Nothobranchius furzeri strain GRZ-AD chromosome 3, NfurGRZ-RIMD1, whole genome shotgun sequence genome contains the following:
- the gli1 gene encoding zinc finger protein GLI1, producing the protein MPVDMQPHQGLYYYENSPSQPSRGLVPSDQSPYSDVSSLRAPLLEGPPPDCHTMYNPMAPSMTHGSGSGPGQGNGHCLDQYMRPPQAPPPHSIMGQRGMPPTDGCNSAPYCNQNNMMSSHQNFCQVQPSSEHIGSGDGSRFSTPRSMLKLSKKRALSISPLSDASVDLQTVIRTSPNSLVAFVNSRCNPNGASSYGHLSVSAMSPSLSYSSNVNCLSRQQGSMYGGNGATPLGGHTPGPCQASRLPPHNPRLQAPPKHGHLKTEPGLGGMMDGLNVKSLEERSEADIASPSSTGTQDHLMGLLDGREDLDKEDGKPELEAVYETNCHWESCNKEFDTQDQLVHHINNEHIHGEKKEFVCHWQECSREQRPFKAQYMLVVHMRRHTGEKPHKCTFEGCNKAYSRLENLKTHLRSHTGEKPYVCEHEGCNKAFSNASDRAKHQNRTHSNEKPYVCKIPGCTKRYTDPSSLRKHVKTVHGPEAHITKKHRGDTGPRPPGSAMTPGGPNSELLLDKEEARREDCKLLAPETSLKSQPSPGGQSSCSSERSPLGSTNNNDSGVEMNLNTAGSLDDLTALEDGVTGGSGGGEPGTMGMSAQALKRLENLKIDKLKQIRRPTPPGRCASNKLPVIPGSGESMGMCAPSPLLSNRRVMELSNQELGGGTIANSANDRRGSGTSSMSSAYTVSRRSSMASPYLSSRRSSEVSQMGGTAGGGCHMLSPEKNGGEPLSPESNRRGGPYPGAGGLPGLPNLTPAQQYNLKAKYAAATGGPPPTPLPNMDQPGTPVRRGGLLSEYQGQHLPPFLQQGGPRRHSANTEYGTGVIYPHQAPGNNSRRASDPVRVAAESQALPKRFNSLNNVAMMGRRNALQQHVSDISLSRHIYSPRPPSITENVMMEAIGMEPHLTPVDTREHSMIVAPGDRNFMSYQQQNQTIGAGGPLANQLSPSHDSLASSYYQGHGGEVLSRAGASSLGQARPAQQEGMSNALLQQAEYSMSTCQLSPTGPHYPNVGQGGGSGSSWNGNHNQIQTLNHTIQNQRSMPYSDPNLHPQQTQAHFSNQTGLYNSTDGTHKLIIKPEQQFPSGLGGVGSCQSAKLQQQQMLLQQTQGYPQQMGQGAMRSSSHPSCDFQGPNQNCFPNAGGVSLGCTGSALSEGQRSETPMMQVKEMMVRNYVQSQQALMWEQQQEQHQQGGIKPPLVSDNMDQTAIMQHSPEQQNQNLYSNQSYSSFPDRNLVMSPTTHNRGSASVTPKDQHLTGIQGSCYNPEMVVPRPPQGPKPLSRQNSSSQVGGSYLGSSPHVSPVHSTSSPRRGVRLPPVQHPLHPQNEMFSPNNNIYYSGQVNMEVQKTLEPPNRPCLNQQHSIGSSLDPVVDSKSAPMAPFPESGPVSNALENLDLENARIDFTSIIDDADSSSFSPVNNNLQGHLGSSSQTSSRLTIPQTFVSLTPGSGLSNMAVGDMTSMLTSLAGENKYLNTLS; encoded by the exons CCTAGTGCCATCTGACCAGTCCCCCTACAGCGATGTGTCTTCTCTGCGAGCCCCGCTCCTTGAAGGGCCTCCTCCAGACTGCCACACAATGTATAATCCCATGGCTCCCAGCATGACTCATGGATCAGGATCGGGACCAGGGCAGGGGAATGGTCACTGCTTGGATCAATACATGAGGCCCCCTCAAGCCCCTCCACCTCACAGTATAATGGGCCAGAGGGGCATGCCGCCCACAGACG GCTGCAACAGCGCCCCCTACTGCAATCAGAACAACATGATGTCTTCTCATCAGAACTTCTGTCAGGTTCAGCCCAGCTCGGAACATATTGGGTCTGGTGATG GCTCCAGGTTCTCCACTCCTCGCTCCATGCTGAAGCTGAGTAAAAAGAGAGCTCTGTCCATTTCACCCTTATCTGATGCCAGCGTGGACCTGCAGACTGTCATTCGGACCTCACCCAACTCTTTAGTGGCCTTTGTCAACTCTCGCTGCAACCCAAACGGTGCCAGCTCCTACGGGCATCTCTCTGTGAGCGCCATGAG TCCATCCCTGAGTTACTCCAGCAACGTAAACTGCCTCTCCAGACAACAAGGGTCCATGTACGGAGGAAACGGGGCTACACCTTTGGGTGGCCATACACCAGGTCCCTGCCAAGCTTCACGCTTACCTCCCCACAATCCTCGGCTCCAGGCTCCACCCAAGCATGGACAC CTGAAAACAGAGCCAGGTCTTGGAGGAATGATGGACGGATTGAACGTTAAGAGTCTGGAGGAGAGGTCGGAGGCAGACATAGCCAGTCCTTCATCTACAGGCACTCAG GATCATTTGATGGGCCTGTTGGACGGCAGAGAAGATTTGGACAAGGAGGATGGGAAGCCTGAGCTGGAGGCCGTCTACGAGACTAACTGCCACTGGGAGAGCTGCAACAAGGAATTTGACACACAAGACCAGCTGGTTCAT CACATCAACAACGAGCACATCCATGGAGAGAAGAAGGAGTTTGTGTGTCACTGGCAGGAGTGTTCTCGAGAGCAGAGACCTTTCAAAGCTCAGTACATGCTGGTGGTTCACATGAGAAggcatacaggagagaagccacacAAGTGCACT tTCGAAGGCTGTAACAAGGCCTATTCTCGCCTGGAGAATTTAAAGACCCACCTTCGCTCTCACACCGGAGAGAAACCTTATGTGTGTGAACACGAGGGCTGCAACAAAGCCTTTTCCAATGCTTCAGACCGGGCTAAACATCAGAACAGAACTCATTCTAATGAG AAACCTTATGTTTGTAAGATCCCTGGTTGCACTAAACGATACACAGACCCCAGCTCTCTGCGTAAACATGTGAAGACGGTACACGGCCCCGAGGCTCACATCACCAAAAAACATCGTGGGGACACAGGCCCTCGACCACCTGGCTCCGCTATGACCCCTGGAGGTCCAAACTCTGAGCTGCTGCTGGATAAGGAGGAGGCGCGCAGGGAGGACTGTAAACTATTGGCCCCCGAGACTTCTCTG AAGTCCCAACCAAGCCCTGGTGGTCAGTCATCCTGCAGCAGTGAACGTTCTCCACTGGGGAGCACCAACAACAATGACAGCGGAGTGGAAATGAACCTAAACACAGCAGGGAGCTTGGATGATCTTACAGCATTGGAGGATGGAGTTACAGGTGGAAGCGGAGGAGGGGAGCCAGGAACAATGGGAATGTCTGCCCAAGCTCTGAAAAGGCTGGAGAACCTTAAGATTGACAAGCTAAAGCAAATTCGAAGACCGACACCTCCCGGTCGCTGTGCCAGCAACAAGCTTCCCGTCATTCCTG GTTCAGGAGAAAGCATGGGAATGTGTGCACCTTCTCCACTTCTTTCCAACCGACGTGTTATGGAGCTGTCCAATCAGGAGCTTGGAGGTGGAACCATTGCCAACTCTGCTAATGATAGAAGAGGAAGTGGTACAAGCAGCATGAGTTCTGCGTACACTGTGAGTCGCCGTTCCTCCATGGCATCTCCTTACCTATCCAGCCGGCGCTCCAGTGAGGTCTCACAAATGGGAGGAACAGCAGGGGGAGGATGCCACATGCTTAGCCCAGAAAAAAATGGAGGAGAACCCCTCTCACCCGAGAGCAACCGCAGAGGGGGTCCCTATCCTGGAGCTGGAGGACTACCAGGTCTCCCAAATTTAACACCAGCGCAGCAATACAATCTAAAGGCCAAATATGCCGCAGCAACTGGTGGGCCACCACCCACTCCTTTACCTAACATGGACCAGCCAGGCACGCCAGTTCGAAGAGGAGGTCTCCTGAGCGAGTACCAGGGGCAACATCTGCCTCCTTTCCTGCAGCAAGGTGGTCCTCGTAGACACAGTGCCAATACAGAATATGGTACTGGTGTCATCTACCCTCACCAGGCCCCAGGTAACAACTCCAGGAGAGCTAGTGATCCGGTTCGAGTAGCAGCAGAGTCCCAAGCACTTCCAAAACGCTTCAATAGCCTTAATAATGTAGCCATGATGGGCCGAAGAAATGCACTGCAGCAGCATGTCTCTGACATCAGTCTTTCTCGTCACATTTACTCCCCTCGGCCACCTAGCATTACAGAAAACGTTATGATGGAAGCAATAGGTATGGAGCCTCATCTCACTCCTGTTGATACAAGGGAGCATTCCATGATTGTTGCCCCTGGAGACAGAAACTTCATGAGCTATCAGCAGCAAAATCAGACCATTGGAGCCGGGGGTCCACTTGCAAATCAGCTGTCCCCAAGCCATGATTCTCTTGCCTCATCCTACTACCAAGGCCATGGAGGGGAGGTCCTTTCTAGAGCTGGTGCAAGTTCACTGGGCCAAGCAAGGCCCGCACAGCAGGAGGGCATGTCGAATGCACTCCTCCAACAAGCTGAATACAGCATGAGCACCTGCCAGCTCAGTCCTAcaggcccacattaccccaatgtAGGCCAGGGTGGAGGCAGTGGAAGTTCTTGGAATGGAAACCACAaccaaatccaaactttgaaccaTACTATTCAGAACCAGCGATCAATGCCGTATTCAGATCCCAATTTACATCCTCAGCAGACACAAGCCCATTTCAGTAATCAGACAGGGCTTTACAACAGTACTGATGGGACTCACAAACTCATTATCAAGCCTGAGCAGCAGTTCCCCTCTGGTTTGGGTGGAGTGGGTTCTTGTCAAAGTGCAAAGCTCCAACAGCAACAAATGCTCCTGCAGCAAACACAGGGTTACCCTCAACAAATGGGCCAAGGAGCAATGAGAAGCTCCAGCCATCCCAGCTGTGACTTTCAAGGGCCAAACCAGAACTGTTTCCCCAATGCAGGAGGGGTAAGCTTGGGCTGCACGGGTTCTGCACTATctgagggtcagaggtcagagacccCAATGATGCAGGTGAAGGAGATGATGGTGAGGAATTATGTGCAGTCCCAGCAAGCGCTTATGTGGGAGCAACAACAAGAACAGCACCAACAGGGTGGCATTAAACCTCCTCTTGTTTCTGACAACATGGATCAAACGGCAATCATGCAACACAGTCCAGAGCAGCAGAATCAGAATCTTTACTCCAACCAGTCATATTCCTCTTTTCCTGATCGGAATCTGGTTATGAGCCCCACCACCCACAACCGGGGGTCTGCGTCAGTTACACCTAAAGACCAGCATCTCACAGGTATCCAAGGGTCTTGCTATAATCCGGAAATGGTGGTACCCAGGCCCCCTCAggggccaaagcctctcagtcgtCAGAACAGCTCGTCACAGGTAGGAGGAAGCTACCTTGGTAGCTCCCCCCACGTCAGCCCTGTTCACTCGACTTCGAGCCCCAGAAGAGGTGTTCGACTTCCCCCAGTCCAGCATCCACTGCACCCTCAAAATGAAATGTTCTCTCCCAACAACAACATTTACTACTCAGGTCAGGTTAACATGGAGGTGCAGAAAACCTTGGAGCCCCCAAACAGACCTTGTCTTAACCAGCAGCATAGTATTGGGTCCAGTTTAGACCCCGTAGTTGATTCAAAGTCGGCCCCCATGGCCCCTTTTCCCGAGTCTGGTCCTGTTTCAAATGCCTTAGAAAACCTGGACTTGGAAAATGCCCGCATAGACTTTACATCCATTATTGATGATGCAGATTCGTCCTCGTTTAGTCCGGTCAACAATAACCTTCAGGGTCATCTGGGATCTTCTTCCCAAACCTCCTCCCGCCTCACCATCCCACAGACTTTTGTCAGCCTTACTCCAGGTTCTGGTCTATCAAACATGGCTGTTGGTGACATGACGTCCATGCTTACTTCACTAGCTGGAGAAAATAAGTACCTGAACACTCTGTCTTAG